In Halogranum gelatinilyticum, the DNA window GTGGAACTCTTCGAGGATCTCCAGGCCGATGGTCTTCTGGCCCTCCAGCCGGAAGGGGTTCAGCGAGTTGAGCAGGTAGGCCTCGCCGCGGGCGGCGAGGTCCTGCACGATGTCGAGACACTCGTCGAAGTTGCCCGCGACTTCCAGAATCCGTGCATCGTGGAGCGCGGCCTGTGCGATCTTTCCGGCGGCGACCTTGCCCTCGGGGAGGAGGACGAGCGTCTGCAGTCCGGCGCGGGAGCCGTAGGCGGCGAGCGCGGCGGAGGTGTTGCCCGTCGAGGCACACGCGAGGCGGTCGACACCGAGTTCGCGGGCGACGGTGACGCCGACTGTCATGCCTCGGTCCTTGAACGACCCCGTCGGATTCATCCCCTCGTGTTTGATGCGCAGGCGGTTGACGCCGACGCCCTCCTCCAGTCGGGGGACGTAGTGCAGCGGCGTGTCACCCTCGGGGATGGTGACGGCGTCGTCGAACGGCAGCGCGGCGGAGTACCGCCAGACGCCCGTCCCCTCGAAGTCGTCCCACGTCGGCAGATTCGAATATCTGACTTCGAGCAGGCCGTCGCAGTCGTCGCAGGTGTAGCGGATGTCGTCGAACGGGGCGAACGTCTCGCCGCACTCGATGCACTCCAGCCAGATGCCGTCGACGGCGTCGGCCGGTTCCGTCGGCGACTCCGTCGTCAGTTCGAGACTCATTGGTTCGGTCGTTGGCGGCGGCGACCAAAAGGGGGGCGGTTTCGGGGAAATTTGGCGAGGGACGTCCGGGACGGCTGCGCCGGTGCTCGTCACAGTCAGGGAGAGACAAGAGGGACGGGTCGGCTACTCTTCGCCGCCGAACTCCTCGATACGGGCGTGGACCGTCTCGACCCACTCGTCGAGGGCGTCGTGAAGCAGTTCCTTCGCCTCGTCGAGCGGGGTCGCGGTG includes these proteins:
- the thrC gene encoding threonine synthase, giving the protein MSLELTTESPTEPADAVDGIWLECIECGETFAPFDDIRYTCDDCDGLLEVRYSNLPTWDDFEGTGVWRYSAALPFDDAVTIPEGDTPLHYVPRLEEGVGVNRLRIKHEGMNPTGSFKDRGMTVGVTVARELGVDRLACASTGNTSAALAAYGSRAGLQTLVLLPEGKVAAGKIAQAALHDARILEVAGNFDECLDIVQDLAARGEAYLLNSLNPFRLEGQKTIGLEILEEFHADHGRYPDRIVLPVGNAGNTSALYKAFRELVQSGALHPRDVPKLTGVQAEGAAPMVEAIENDADEVRRWEEVETKATAIRIGNPVNAPKALPGIRETGGTAVAVSDKAITSAQRALAKEGIGVEPASAASVAGLQKLVNKGVVSEDEDVVCLTTGHLLKDPDAAFEAGNKPEPVPNDTDKVLAHLEGKSGSGAFGKLKGLLGR